A stretch of the Clostridium botulinum genome encodes the following:
- a CDS encoding CapA family protein, which produces MSTQKIGKKKYKFKKLRILIVLVSFVFLLGFLSGNVTHKISSLFTVTSSLKNTSPSNTSPVESSSTKIQTTQKGQAFYKGSKEILISAIGDCTLGRDDKYSYEGSLPHVLKQHNNDYSYIFKNVNSIFKSDDLTIANFEGTLTTSNSKADKKFTFKAPMEYAKILTEGNIEGVNLSNNHIKDYLEQGFEDTKIALKKENINFFGENNIWIKEIHGVKFGFLGYKGFSYSKDLLEKIKNDISTLKKQNCIVIINFHWGDEGNYTPNKVQQHIAHYSIDNGADLIIGHHPHVLQSIEKYNNKLIFYSLGNFAFGGNKNPRDKDSIITQIKFKISDSTLKSYDFKIIPCKISSVNYKNDYCPTPAQGNEKYNILNKINNLSKKLNLDINIDGNFNTVSME; this is translated from the coding sequence ATGAGCACACAAAAGATTGGTAAAAAAAAATATAAATTCAAAAAACTAAGAATACTTATTGTTTTAGTTTCTTTTGTTTTTCTTTTAGGATTCTTAAGTGGAAATGTAACACATAAAATATCTAGTTTATTTACAGTAACTTCATCACTTAAGAATACTTCACCTTCTAACACCTCCCCTGTAGAATCTTCTTCTACAAAAATCCAAACCACCCAAAAAGGACAAGCTTTCTATAAAGGATCAAAGGAAATCTTAATTTCAGCTATAGGTGATTGTACTCTTGGAAGAGATGATAAATATTCATATGAAGGTTCTCTTCCTCACGTATTAAAACAACATAATAATGATTACTCATATATTTTCAAAAATGTGAATTCTATATTTAAAAGTGATGATTTAACCATAGCTAATTTTGAAGGTACACTTACCACTTCAAATTCTAAAGCAGATAAAAAATTTACTTTTAAAGCACCTATGGAATATGCTAAAATTTTAACCGAAGGAAATATTGAAGGAGTAAATCTTTCTAATAATCACATAAAAGATTATTTAGAACAAGGATTTGAAGATACTAAAATCGCCTTAAAAAAAGAAAACATTAATTTTTTTGGGGAAAATAATATATGGATAAAAGAAATACATGGTGTTAAATTTGGATTTTTAGGATATAAAGGTTTCTCGTATTCTAAGGATTTACTAGAAAAAATCAAAAATGATATATCTACATTAAAAAAACAAAATTGTATAGTTATAATTAATTTTCATTGGGGGGACGAAGGCAACTATACACCAAATAAAGTTCAACAACATATAGCTCATTACTCTATAGATAATGGAGCTGATCTTATAATAGGACATCATCCACATGTTTTACAAAGTATAGAGAAATACAACAATAAACTTATATTTTATAGTCTTGGTAATTTTGCATTTGGTGGAAATAAAAACCCTAGAGATAAGGACTCTATAATAACTCAGATAAAATTTAAAATTAGTGATTCAACTTTAAAGTCTTATGATTTTAAAATAATTCCATGTAAAATTTCATCTGTTAATTATAAAAATGACTATTGTCCAACTCCAGCACAAGGAAATGAAAAATATAATATTTTAAACAAAATTAATAACTTATCTAAAAAATTAAACTTAGATATTAATATCGATGGTAATTTTAATACAGTTTCTATGGAATAA
- the rsxC gene encoding electron transport complex subunit RsxC, with protein MELLTFKRGVHPPHGKYLTENKAIEDLDPKELLVFPMSQHIGAPAECLVKKGDRVLVGQKIGQANGFISANIHSSVSGTVKDVKSVLLASGTKSLAVIVENDGQYEEVEFIKPKNYTDMTKEEIIELVKEAGVVGMGGATFPTNVKLAPPPDKNIDAIILNGAECEPYLTCDHRLMLEETNMIVEGLKIILHMHPNAKGYIGIEDNKKNAIEALRNATKDIPNIEVKALKTKYPQGAEKQLIYSVMKREVPSGKLPADAGCIVQNVNTVREVYNAVVNGRPTTSRVVTVTGEAVKNPKNLRVRLGMSYRELVEACDGFKEDPVKVISGGPMMGMAISTLDVPVIKGSSGILCLTEKQAVLPDESSCIRCGRCVKACPMFLIPSTLDSVGRRNEYEEFEANHGLDCIECGSCTFVCPAKRHLIQSIRTSKRTVLANKRKK; from the coding sequence ATGGAACTTTTAACTTTTAAAAGAGGTGTCCATCCACCTCATGGTAAATATCTTACCGAAAATAAAGCTATTGAAGACTTAGATCCAAAAGAACTATTAGTGTTCCCTATGTCTCAACATATAGGAGCGCCAGCTGAATGTTTAGTTAAAAAAGGAGATAGAGTATTAGTTGGACAGAAGATAGGTCAAGCTAATGGTTTTATTTCTGCTAATATTCACAGTAGTGTATCAGGTACAGTTAAAGATGTAAAATCTGTACTATTAGCTTCAGGAACAAAGTCACTTGCTGTAATAGTTGAAAATGATGGACAATATGAAGAGGTTGAATTTATAAAACCCAAAAATTACACTGATATGACTAAAGAAGAAATCATAGAGCTTGTTAAAGAAGCTGGTGTAGTTGGGATGGGAGGAGCTACTTTCCCAACAAATGTAAAACTTGCTCCACCACCAGATAAAAATATTGATGCAATTATATTAAATGGTGCAGAGTGCGAACCTTATTTAACATGTGACCACAGACTAATGCTTGAGGAAACAAATATGATAGTAGAAGGACTTAAGATAATACTTCATATGCATCCAAATGCAAAAGGTTACATTGGTATAGAAGATAATAAAAAGAATGCTATTGAAGCATTAAGAAATGCTACAAAGGATATTCCCAATATAGAAGTTAAAGCATTAAAAACTAAGTACCCTCAAGGTGCAGAAAAACAATTAATTTACTCTGTAATGAAAAGAGAAGTACCTTCAGGAAAACTTCCAGCAGATGCAGGCTGTATAGTTCAAAATGTTAACACTGTAAGAGAAGTTTACAATGCAGTTGTAAATGGAAGACCTACTACATCAAGAGTTGTAACTGTAACAGGTGAAGCTGTTAAGAATCCTAAAAACTTAAGAGTAAGATTAGGTATGTCTTACAGAGAACTAGTAGAAGCTTGCGATGGTTTCAAAGAAGATCCAGTTAAAGTTATTTCAGGTGGACCAATGATGGGTATGGCTATATCTACATTAGATGTACCTGTAATAAAAGGATCATCAGGAATACTTTGTTTAACAGAAAAACAAGCAGTTTTACCAGATGAGTCAAGCTGTATTAGATGTGGAAGATGTGTTAAAGCATGTCCTATGTTCTTAATACCATCAACACTTGATTCAGTTGGAAGAAGAAACGAGTACGAAGAATTTGAAGCAAATCATGGTTTAGATTGTATAGAATGCGGTTCATGTACATTTGTATGTCCAGCAAAACGTCATTTAATTCAATCTATTCGTACTTCAAAAAGAACAGTACTTGCAAATAAAAGAAAAAAATAA
- a CDS encoding RnfABCDGE type electron transport complex subunit D, whose product MAETMYTVSSSPHIRDNSSVQSIMRDVIIALLPATAAGIYFFGLRAFLVILTAVISCVASEWVWCKLAKTPNTIKDLSAVVTGLLLAFNVPPTLPLWMVVVGSVFTMIVVKSLFGGIGQNIVNPALAGRAFLLACYPVAMTTWTNPVDGTTGATPLAMLKGVEATGGHLPSLTQAFLGQVGGCIGETSALALLIGFAYLLYRRVITWHIPVFYIGTVAVLGAIFGRGDMGAMAGLYEIMVGGVMLGGIFMATDYTTSPMTKKGQIIFAIAAGFLAMIIRKFGGYPEGCSYSILIMNLVVPLIDKYVRPRTFGTGEAK is encoded by the coding sequence ATGGCTGAAACAATGTATACAGTATCATCATCTCCTCATATTCGTGACAACAGTTCAGTTCAATCAATTATGAGAGATGTAATTATTGCATTATTACCAGCTACTGCAGCAGGAATATATTTCTTCGGATTAAGAGCATTTTTAGTAATTCTTACAGCAGTTATATCTTGTGTTGCTTCAGAGTGGGTATGGTGCAAACTTGCTAAAACACCAAATACAATAAAAGATTTAAGTGCAGTTGTAACAGGTCTTTTACTTGCTTTTAACGTTCCACCAACATTACCATTATGGATGGTTGTTGTTGGATCAGTATTTACTATGATAGTTGTTAAATCTTTATTTGGAGGTATTGGACAAAATATCGTAAATCCAGCACTTGCAGGAAGAGCATTCTTACTTGCATGCTATCCAGTTGCTATGACAACATGGACAAATCCAGTTGATGGAACTACAGGGGCTACACCTCTTGCTATGTTAAAAGGAGTTGAAGCAACTGGCGGACATTTACCTTCACTTACACAGGCTTTCTTAGGTCAAGTTGGAGGATGTATAGGTGAAACATCAGCACTTGCATTACTTATAGGATTTGCTTACCTATTATATAGAAGAGTTATAACTTGGCATATACCAGTATTTTATATAGGAACTGTAGCTGTACTTGGAGCTATCTTCGGAAGAGGAGATATGGGAGCTATGGCTGGTTTATATGAAATTATGGTTGGTGGTGTTATGCTTGGTGGTATATTTATGGCTACTGACTATACAACTTCACCAATGACTAAAAAAGGACAAATAATTTTTGCTATAGCAGCAGGATTCTTAGCTATGATTATACGTAAATTTGGAGGATATCCAGAAGGATGTTCTTACTCAATTCTTATAATGAATTTAGTAGTACCTCTAATAGATAAGTATGTAAGACCTAGAACCTTTGGAACTGGGGAGGCGAAATAA
- a CDS encoding YitT family protein, with protein MKNLFRDIGLLVIGCLIYSLYISVLLVPNHIGTGGLTGISLGLKHLFNLPIGLTTLCLNIPLFIFGYSLLGRSFAIKSGIIVVISSFMIDFMNSTFHFKPIGDLLTATIFTGVISGLSMAILFMGGASTGGLDISGKMMKSKFPSLPLTKILLFQDILVYIFLSLTLGPRSVMYAIIMSFVRSKTIDAVQEGIASSRQCIIISENPEPIIESIKTKLGRGVTLLDAYGCYSHTDKKFIYVVVQKIQLNSLKSIVNSIDPHAFVTVSSVNDIQGNFKQKSLSI; from the coding sequence ATGAAAAATTTATTTAGAGATATAGGATTGCTTGTTATAGGTTGTCTTATATACTCACTTTATATTTCCGTTCTTTTAGTCCCCAACCATATTGGTACAGGGGGACTCACTGGAATTTCATTAGGTTTAAAACATCTTTTTAACCTTCCAATCGGCTTAACAACCCTTTGTTTGAATATTCCTCTGTTTATTTTTGGATATAGTTTGCTCGGTAGAAGTTTTGCGATTAAAAGTGGTATTATAGTTGTAATTTCTTCATTCATGATAGATTTTATGAATTCTACTTTTCATTTTAAACCTATAGGTGATTTACTAACTGCTACTATATTTACAGGTGTAATTTCAGGATTATCAATGGCTATATTATTTATGGGAGGAGCTTCTACCGGCGGACTTGATATATCTGGAAAAATGATGAAAAGTAAGTTTCCATCATTACCTTTAACTAAAATTTTGCTATTTCAAGATATTTTAGTATATATCTTTTTATCATTAACATTAGGACCTCGTTCAGTAATGTATGCAATTATTATGAGTTTTGTAAGATCTAAAACTATTGATGCTGTACAAGAAGGCATCGCATCTTCAAGACAATGTATTATAATTTCAGAAAATCCTGAACCTATAATAGAATCTATAAAAACAAAATTAGGTAGAGGGGTTACTCTTTTAGATGCTTATGGATGTTACTCTCATACAGATAAAAAATTTATATATGTTGTAGTACAAAAAATACAGCTTAACTCTTTAAAATCTATTGTAAATAGCATTGATCCACATGCTTTTGTAACAGTTTCATCAGTAAATGATATTCAAGGGAATTTCAAACAAAAATCACTTTCAATATAA
- a CDS encoding YdcF family protein: protein MFYLKNIKSEITYATGVLSILYYMFFVRFSGLIGFHMIWMILGIFIILFKGFTTEILHYYNKINRKIRVIIKAFVIIGMVSFVIIESLIIYSGMSKKIIEKKYIIVLGAAVHGDYMSLILKERMNKTLEYIYKYPNTKIIVSGGKGPGELITEAEAMKRYLIENGINGDQIIKEEKSRNTAENFKYSLEILKQREKKDNPSVCVVTTDFHMFRAKFLAKRTGIDVCAVPSKGYLSSAPNYYIREYFAVIHSFICDNLK from the coding sequence ATGTTTTACTTGAAAAATATAAAATCAGAAATAACATATGCTACGGGGGTATTAAGCATTTTATATTATATGTTTTTTGTTAGATTTTCAGGTCTTATAGGTTTTCATATGATTTGGATGATTTTGGGTATTTTTATTATTTTATTCAAAGGTTTTACTACAGAAATATTACATTATTATAATAAAATAAACAGAAAAATTAGAGTGATAATAAAAGCTTTTGTAATTATAGGTATGGTTTCTTTTGTTATTATAGAATCATTAATAATTTATTCTGGTATGTCTAAAAAAATTATTGAAAAAAAATATATAATTGTTTTAGGGGCAGCGGTTCATGGGGATTATATGTCTTTAATATTAAAAGAAAGAATGAATAAAACCTTAGAGTATATATACAAATATCCTAATACTAAAATAATTGTATCAGGTGGCAAAGGGCCGGGTGAGTTAATTACAGAAGCAGAAGCTATGAAAAGATATTTGATTGAAAATGGTATAAATGGTGACCAAATTATAAAAGAAGAGAAATCAAGAAATACTGCAGAAAACTTTAAGTATTCTTTAGAAATATTGAAGCAAAGAGAGAAAAAAGATAATCCATCAGTATGTGTAGTTACAACGGATTTTCATATGTTTAGAGCAAAGTTTTTAGCAAAAAGAACGGGGATTGATGTTTGTGCAGTACCATCAAAAGGTTACTTATCATCAGCACCTAATTATTATATTAGAGAATACTTTGCAGTTATACATTCATTTATTTGTGATAATCTAAAATAG